The proteins below come from a single Leptotrichia sp. oral taxon 223 genomic window:
- a CDS encoding AAA family ATPase has translation MIKKGKNEKIEKKKNLPVGIDNFEVMIQNNYYYFDKTGLIEEILESGTTRILFTRPRRFGKSLNMSMLKYFFDVKNKDENKKLFENLEISKSEYFDRQGQNPVIFISFKDFKETNWENGFNSIKEEIKSLYNEFRFLREKLEKSDLMDFDNIWLKKKEGNYSRALSNLSRYLFEYYGKKVVLLIDEYDKPIIKAHANGYYNNVINFFKTFFEKAVKGNDYAEITVITGILRIAKEGIFSGLNNLEVHTILEKKYNEYFGILENDVENALKYYNLDFELDEVKNWYNGYLFGDINVYNPWSIINFLKYRDLKAHWVNTSSNDEIMNYLENSDEKIIFELEELLSHKSIRKEIYDFVTFQDIDYALNLNKNNYGFEVRENGRNYEIEQDYFMNDFGHANIWQFFLHSGYLTVEKKLGRNVYDLKIPNEELFDFFRIRFLYRTYRGHYRFYGLGEHLINGNYEKFRLEIRELLKNAISFRDLKEENSYHLFVIGLVSIMSENYLVKSNMESGDGIPDLVLKPKDKNKKAFIFEFKYSRAKDSKNLKRTAKSALKQINDRNYFEGLKYEGYKEIVKIGMGFRKKDVEVVVEEE, from the coding sequence ATGATTAAAAAGGGAAAAAATGAGAAAATAGAAAAAAAGAAAAATTTGCCAGTTGGAATTGACAATTTTGAAGTAATGATACAAAATAATTACTATTATTTTGACAAAACTGGGCTAATTGAAGAAATTTTGGAAAGCGGGACGACAAGAATTCTGTTTACAAGGCCACGTCGATTTGGAAAATCGCTTAATATGTCGATGTTAAAATATTTTTTTGATGTGAAAAATAAAGATGAAAATAAAAAACTTTTTGAAAATCTAGAAATTTCTAAAAGTGAATATTTTGATAGACAAGGACAGAATCCAGTTATTTTTATCAGTTTTAAGGATTTTAAGGAAACAAACTGGGAAAATGGTTTCAACAGTATAAAAGAGGAAATAAAATCCTTATACAATGAATTCAGATTTTTGCGGGAAAAACTAGAAAAAAGTGATTTAATGGATTTTGATAATATATGGCTTAAAAAAAAGGAAGGTAATTACAGCCGTGCCTTATCAAACTTGTCGAGATATTTGTTTGAATACTATGGCAAGAAAGTTGTTTTACTAATTGATGAATATGATAAACCAATAATAAAGGCACATGCAAACGGCTATTATAATAATGTGATAAATTTTTTCAAGACTTTCTTTGAAAAGGCAGTAAAAGGAAATGATTATGCAGAAATCACGGTAATAACGGGAATTTTACGAATTGCTAAAGAAGGAATTTTTTCTGGGCTTAATAATTTGGAAGTTCATACCATATTAGAAAAAAAATATAATGAATATTTTGGAATCTTGGAAAATGATGTTGAAAATGCTTTAAAATATTATAATTTAGATTTTGAACTAGATGAAGTAAAAAATTGGTACAATGGATATTTGTTTGGAGATATAAATGTGTATAATCCATGGTCAATTATTAATTTTTTGAAATACAGGGATTTAAAAGCCCATTGGGTAAATACTTCAAGTAATGATGAAATTATGAATTATTTGGAAAATTCAGACGAGAAAATTATTTTTGAACTGGAGGAATTGCTTAGCCATAAGAGCATAAGGAAGGAAATTTATGATTTTGTGACGTTTCAGGATATAGACTATGCCTTGAACTTAAATAAAAACAATTATGGATTTGAAGTTAGGGAAAATGGGAGAAATTATGAAATTGAGCAGGATTATTTTATGAATGACTTCGGACATGCGAATATTTGGCAATTTTTCTTGCATAGCGGATATTTAACCGTTGAAAAGAAACTTGGAAGAAATGTTTACGACTTGAAAATTCCAAATGAGGAACTGTTTGATTTTTTCAGAATCAGATTTTTGTATAGAACGTATCGGGGACATTACAGATTTTATGGACTTGGAGAGCATTTGATTAATGGAAATTATGAAAAATTTAGATTGGAAATAAGGGAACTTTTAAAAAATGCGATAAGTTTTAGGGACTTGAAGGAAGAAAATTCTTATCATCTGTTTGTAATTGGGCTAGTTTCGATAATGTCAGAAAATTATCTTGTCAAATCAAATATGGAAAGTGGAGATGGAATTCCTGATTTGGTATTAAAGCCAAAAGATAAAAATAAAAAAGCATTTATATTTGAATTTAAGTATTCGAGAGCAAAAGATAGCAAAAATTTGAAGAGAACTGCGAAAAGTGCCTTGAAGCAAATAAATGACAGGAATTATTTTGAAGGGTTAAAATATGAAGGTTATAAGGAAATTGTGAAAATTGGAATGGGATTCAGGAAAAAGGATGTGGAAGTTGTGGTTGAGGAAGAATAA
- a CDS encoding autotransporter-associated N-terminal domain-containing protein produces MTNSIRKIKQDLRAYAKRCKDVHYTEDLLITFLVTGTLFVTSNLFSASANTSIASQKQAISTSIKTIHQQVKATRKENDKLLKNTNLELIQLMEQGDHVVKSPWSSWQFGMNYMYNDWHGHYKGRGDKEEKYPYEGIFERSSNVYERTVSPDSDKYSLLSKTRGLKSATGSAGNYGIASTKVVKEPIVGFEVNAGINPRSINKAPLTLAPPTALKPDVPEAIQFTPPTPTVPTIASSNVEITTVTLTDYWNDGGTDEVGGVRRGYGSYTMNEINPTSLAGHYTLDSNTESDHDRKRSIIAGTAPIHRAEAVAEFVTQGDYTIAGGVTMDINSNRKRAVTIDSFYGNPHGLLNLTSNANINLLATETAGIEIQSDNSVSSNWPQPYSDAKVSNPGHANPYTRISATATNKGTIIGTANQQVGMIFTDEGGTLGGDGSGATNDNNIMYTLINGNGGNITMNGDQSTGFGLGVISGFNVKAINEGTITLNGQQSYAIGVGLTASSTRTPNGNIWLGDDTVLENNGTINVNGNKSGGFAIQSYVPKVENNNKIEITGNESFGMYSNVTNNPGSKAVKLTNTTSGTITIKGSATGSTGLRVEHKNDQVINRGVVNIESSGNNNVGLYSTAGKVINASNGSGTDAGVNIKTGGNAGMMVDGDVNAVGENSGTIKGEVDGVIGFVAKGKGSGSSNQSKITNTGKLTIKGGVTADKKGTAGIIATNGGLVESTNTAADGATIDVKGNKSVGFYSDGSGSSIQADGFNVTASDGAVNFIASDNGNISLGGSGNSTAVTGEKSLLFYFGNGTKATGKVSISGPVTATIKGSSDPTKRGTAFLYTASSPYAPFTSADISTWVTNHTGSNKFNNLTLNTEKDSRLFIVDNATMNLSDTVASGLKTTLTLNPASNIDPETKTFMLYKGLLNLNQDINLDNATDAYNQVELSSSKISNKQSYTMTGTKAGQVGMAQENADANRAVVTLSNEGTMNLSGDKSVGMYAKHGVIKNEATGVMNMGTNSTALYGVGDSELTNDGIINLGSGSTGLYSESTATPSAEMKNTGTIKSTQAKAIGMTYNGNGTGATTDTRVTNSGTVDLSGDQSVGIYGMGQNYQILNNGKVTIGDSANLSSPSVGIFTDVSTISIKNTGVVKAGNNSIGIYGYNSENAGDITVGNAGIGIYSKGGDVNLTGGTIKTGSEEAVGVYSAGTGQKITNTGTAFDLGENSFGFVNVGSGNEINSTIANVGLGKDNVYVYSNDATGKVINTTNITTNGDRNYGIYSAGTVTNSGNIDLTNGLGNVGVYSIKGGTATNTGTINVGASDSKQNLFSIGMASGYKTSDTGTVINKGTINVNGKESIGMYASGSGSQAINDTGATINLGADNTTGIYVDNGATAINRGTITTVGSPTRAIGIYMGKDTKLQNTGTININSDSGAGVYLKGTTVANYGNITVSGGAKHHEEFTTPKTDKVVGGVKIDAPAGASTATITLNGVPQTPVVVNTMAKNPISVSASSIGLYVNTSGVDYTKSIDGLGQLTNKADLIIGTEATEVTNSKYILVNDPNIINPYKQAMLQNNNVKWNVYSGSLTWMATPTLDKTNNSITSLYLAKIPYTSWAGNEGTPVNGTDTYNFADGLEQRYGVEALGTRERELFQKLNGIGNNEEVLLYQAFDEMMGHQYGNLQQRINATGNILDKEFRYLKHDWRNPSKQNNKIKVFGARDEYNTDTAGIIDYTSNAYGVAYVHEDEKIKMGNSSGWYAGAVTNRFKFKDIGHSRENQTQLKAGIFKTMSPKKDYNGALQWTIGGDVFFGINNMKRKYLVVDDIFQAKSDYNSYGAALKTDLGYDIRMSERTHLRPYGALKMEYGRFNDIKEDRGEMRLEVKGNDYFSVKPEVGMEFRYVQPLAVRTNLTVGLSAAYENELGKMASKNNQGRVRYTSADWFGIRGEKEDRRGNGKFDLNIGVDNTRFGVTVNGGYDTKGNNVRGGIGFRAIY; encoded by the coding sequence ATGACAAATAGCATCAGAAAAATAAAGCAGGATTTGCGAGCCTATGCAAAAAGATGTAAAGATGTGCATTATACAGAAGACCTGTTAATAACATTTTTAGTTACTGGAACTCTTTTTGTAACAAGCAATCTGTTCTCGGCTTCAGCAAATACAAGCATTGCAAGCCAAAAGCAGGCAATTTCTACATCAATTAAGACAATACATCAGCAAGTCAAAGCAACACGAAAAGAAAATGACAAATTACTAAAAAATACAAATCTTGAACTTATCCAGTTAATGGAACAAGGGGATCACGTTGTAAAATCTCCATGGAGCAGCTGGCAGTTTGGAATGAACTATATGTATAACGACTGGCACGGACACTACAAAGGACGTGGAGATAAGGAAGAAAAATATCCATATGAAGGGATATTTGAAAGAAGTTCAAATGTTTATGAAAGAACTGTATCGCCAGATAGTGATAAGTATTCGTTGCTTTCAAAAACAAGAGGTCTAAAATCAGCTACAGGATCAGCTGGCAACTATGGGATAGCAAGTACAAAGGTGGTAAAGGAACCAATAGTAGGATTTGAGGTAAACGCAGGAATTAATCCGAGATCAATAAATAAAGCACCTTTGACATTGGCACCACCGACAGCGTTGAAACCGGATGTGCCTGAGGCGATACAGTTTACACCGCCTACGCCGACAGTTCCGACGATAGCGAGTTCAAATGTGGAGATTACCACAGTAACATTGACAGATTATTGGAATGATGGTGGAACTGATGAAGTAGGAGGTGTAAGACGTGGTTATGGTAGTTATACTATGAATGAAATAAATCCAACTTCACTTGCAGGACATTATACTTTGGATAGTAATACAGAATCCGATCATGATCGCAAGAGATCAATAATTGCTGGTACCGCTCCAATACATCGTGCTGAGGCAGTGGCTGAATTTGTGACTCAAGGAGATTACACAATAGCTGGGGGAGTCACTATGGATATAAATAGCAATAGAAAAAGGGCTGTAACAATAGATTCATTCTATGGAAATCCCCATGGACTACTTAACCTTACTAGTAATGCAAATATAAATTTATTAGCCACTGAAACTGCAGGAATAGAAATTCAATCTGATAACAGTGTCAGTTCGAATTGGCCTCAACCATATAGTGATGCTAAGGTGTCCAATCCAGGACATGCTAATCCATATACGCGTATATCAGCTACAGCAACAAATAAAGGTACAATTATTGGGACAGCTAATCAACAAGTTGGAATGATATTTACTGATGAAGGTGGGACACTCGGTGGAGATGGAAGTGGTGCTACAAATGATAATAACATAATGTATACTTTAATAAATGGTAATGGGGGTAATATTACTATGAATGGAGACCAGTCCACAGGATTTGGATTGGGAGTTATAAGTGGATTTAATGTAAAAGCTATTAACGAAGGTACAATAACTTTGAACGGCCAACAAAGTTATGCTATAGGAGTAGGACTAACAGCTAGCAGTACAAGAACTCCAAACGGAAATATATGGCTAGGCGACGATACAGTTTTAGAAAATAATGGAACAATTAATGTAAATGGAAATAAATCAGGAGGATTTGCAATCCAAAGTTATGTTCCTAAGGTTGAAAATAATAATAAAATTGAAATTACTGGAAATGAATCTTTTGGAATGTATTCTAATGTGACAAATAATCCAGGTAGTAAAGCTGTAAAATTAACTAATACTACAAGTGGGACAATAACTATAAAAGGATCAGCAACCGGTTCAACAGGATTAAGAGTAGAACACAAAAATGATCAGGTTATAAATAGAGGTGTTGTAAACATAGAAAGTAGTGGAAATAATAATGTAGGACTTTATTCAACAGCCGGAAAAGTTATAAATGCCAGTAATGGTAGTGGTACCGATGCTGGAGTAAATATTAAAACCGGTGGAAATGCTGGTATGATGGTTGATGGTGATGTTAACGCAGTTGGAGAAAATAGTGGAACTATTAAAGGTGAAGTTGATGGAGTTATAGGATTTGTTGCTAAAGGTAAAGGTTCTGGTAGTTCAAATCAATCTAAAATAACTAATACTGGAAAATTAACAATAAAAGGTGGAGTAACTGCTGATAAGAAAGGGACTGCGGGTATAATTGCAACTAATGGTGGTTTAGTAGAATCAACTAATACTGCAGCTGATGGTGCAACGATAGATGTTAAAGGTAATAAGTCAGTAGGATTTTATTCTGATGGAAGTGGTTCATCAATACAAGCGGATGGATTTAATGTTACCGCTAGTGATGGTGCAGTAAACTTTATTGCATCAGATAATGGAAACATTTCTTTAGGTGGTAGTGGAAACTCTACTGCTGTTACGGGAGAAAAATCATTATTGTTCTATTTTGGTAATGGAACTAAGGCAACTGGTAAAGTATCTATAAGTGGTCCAGTAACTGCTACAATCAAAGGATCAAGTGATCCAACTAAGCGGGGAACTGCATTTCTTTATACAGCAAGTTCACCATACGCTCCATTTACTTCAGCTGATATAAGTACATGGGTAACTAACCATACTGGAAGTAATAAATTTAATAATTTAACTTTAAATACAGAAAAAGATTCCAGATTATTTATAGTAGATAATGCAACAATGAATCTTAGTGATACAGTAGCAAGTGGTTTAAAAACAACATTAACATTAAATCCCGCTTCAAATATTGATCCGGAAACAAAAACATTTATGTTGTACAAAGGTCTTTTGAATTTAAATCAGGATATAAATTTGGATAATGCTACAGATGCGTATAACCAAGTTGAGCTTTCAAGTTCTAAAATTAGCAATAAACAGTCTTACACAATGACAGGTACAAAAGCTGGACAAGTTGGAATGGCACAGGAAAATGCTGATGCAAATAGAGCTGTAGTAACTCTTTCTAATGAAGGAACTATGAACTTAAGTGGTGATAAATCTGTAGGAATGTACGCAAAACACGGTGTGATTAAAAATGAAGCAACTGGCGTAATGAATATGGGAACTAATTCGACTGCCCTTTATGGAGTGGGTGATTCAGAATTGACAAATGATGGAATAATAAATCTTGGAAGTGGTTCAACAGGACTGTATTCAGAAAGTACAGCAACACCATCAGCAGAAATGAAAAATACAGGAACAATAAAGAGTACACAGGCAAAAGCTATCGGTATGACATATAACGGTAACGGAACTGGAGCTACAACAGATACGAGAGTAACAAATTCAGGAACTGTTGATTTATCAGGTGATCAGTCAGTTGGTATTTATGGAATGGGACAAAATTATCAAATACTTAACAACGGAAAAGTAACAATAGGAGATTCTGCTAATTTATCTTCACCGAGTGTTGGCATATTTACAGATGTTTCAACTATTAGTATAAAAAATACTGGGGTTGTAAAAGCTGGAAATAATTCGATTGGAATATATGGTTACAATTCTGAAAATGCAGGTGATATAACTGTTGGAAATGCAGGAATCGGTATCTATTCTAAAGGTGGAGATGTAAACTTGACAGGCGGAACAATAAAGACTGGCTCTGAAGAAGCTGTTGGAGTTTACAGCGCAGGAACAGGACAAAAAATAACAAATACTGGAACAGCGTTTGATTTAGGAGAAAATTCATTTGGATTTGTAAATGTAGGTAGCGGAAATGAAATAAATTCAACTATTGCAAATGTAGGACTTGGAAAAGATAACGTATATGTTTATTCAAACGATGCCACAGGAAAAGTTATAAATACAACAAATATAACAACAAATGGAGATAGAAACTACGGAATTTACTCTGCGGGAACTGTAACTAACAGTGGAAATATTGATTTGACAAATGGACTTGGAAATGTCGGTGTTTACAGTATTAAAGGTGGTACAGCAACAAATACGGGTACAATCAATGTAGGCGCTTCTGACAGCAAACAAAACTTATTTTCAATAGGTATGGCTTCTGGATATAAGACATCAGATACAGGAACAGTGATAAATAAGGGTACAATCAATGTAAATGGTAAAGAAAGTATAGGTATGTATGCAAGCGGATCAGGAAGTCAGGCTATAAATGATACAGGAGCCACAATAAATCTTGGTGCAGACAACACTACAGGTATTTATGTTGACAATGGAGCTACTGCAATAAATAGAGGTACAATAACAACAGTTGGATCACCTACGAGAGCAATCGGTATTTATATGGGTAAAGATACAAAACTTCAAAATACTGGTACAATTAATATAAATTCTGATAGTGGGGCAGGAGTCTATCTGAAAGGTACAACAGTGGCTAACTATGGAAACATAACAGTATCTGGTGGTGCTAAGCATCATGAAGAATTTACGACACCAAAAACAGATAAGGTTGTAGGAGGAGTGAAAATTGATGCGCCTGCGGGAGCCTCAACTGCCACAATTACTTTAAATGGTGTACCTCAAACGCCAGTAGTTGTAAATACAATGGCAAAAAATCCAATATCTGTATCAGCATCCAGCATTGGATTATATGTAAACACTTCGGGTGTTGATTATACGAAATCAATCGATGGATTGGGTCAACTGACAAATAAAGCAGATTTGATTATTGGTACAGAAGCTACAGAAGTAACAAATAGTAAATATATTTTAGTAAATGATCCTAACATAATAAATCCATATAAGCAAGCTATGTTACAAAACAACAACGTAAAATGGAATGTTTATTCAGGTTCATTGACATGGATGGCAACACCAACATTGGATAAAACTAATAATTCAATAACAAGTCTGTATCTAGCTAAAATTCCATATACAAGTTGGGCTGGAAATGAAGGAACACCTGTAAATGGTACAGACACGTATAATTTTGCAGATGGGCTGGAACAAAGATATGGCGTAGAAGCCTTAGGTACAAGAGAACGTGAATTATTCCAAAAATTAAATGGAATAGGAAACAACGAGGAAGTATTGCTGTACCAAGCATTCGACGAAATGATGGGACACCAGTATGGAAACCTTCAACAAAGAATCAATGCAACTGGAAACATACTGGACAAGGAATTCAGATACTTGAAACATGACTGGAGAAATCCGTCTAAGCAAAACAACAAGATCAAAGTATTTGGTGCAAGAGATGAGTACAACACTGATACTGCTGGAATCATAGACTATACAAGTAACGCCTACGGTGTGGCTTACGTTCACGAAGATGAAAAAATCAAGATGGGTAACTCAAGCGGATGGTATGCAGGAGCTGTAACAAACAGATTCAAGTTTAAGGATATAGGACATTCAAGAGAAAATCAAACTCAGCTTAAAGCAGGAATCTTTAAGACAATGTCGCCTAAGAAAGATTACAATGGAGCATTGCAATGGACAATCGGCGGAGATGTATTCTTTGGAATTAATAATATGAAACGTAAATATCTGGTTGTAGACGATATATTCCAGGCAAAATCTGACTACAACTCTTATGGTGCGGCATTAAAGACAGACTTGGGATATGACATAAGAATGAGCGAAAGAACACATTTACGTCCATACGGAGCATTGAAGATGGAATACGGAAGATTCAATGACATCAAGGAAGACAGAGGGGAAATGAGACTGGAAGTAAAAGGGAACGACTACTTCTCAGTTAAGCCGGAAGTCGGAATGGAATTCAGATATGTACAGCCGCTTGCAGTGAGAACAAACCTGACAGTGGGATTGTCAGCCGCCTATGAAAACGAATTAGGCAAGATGGCAAGCAAGAACAACCAAGGAAGAGTAAGATACACAAGCGCAGACTGGTTTGGAATAAGAGGGGAAAAGGAAGACAGAAGAGGAAATGGTAAATTTGACTTGAATATCGGAGTTGATAACACAAGATTTGGAGTGACAGTAAATGGAGGATATGACACTAAAGGAAATAATGTAAGAGGTGGAATAGGATTCAGAGCTATTTACTAG